TCGGATACTTTTGCTCCTCCTAAAATAGCTGTGAATGGGCGTTTTGGTGCTTCTAATATAGTATGTAATGCATTCAATTCTGCTTCCATAACTATTCCACAGATTTTTTCTGTAAAGAATTTTGCTACTATGGTAGTAGATGCGTGTGATCTATGCGCAGTGGCAAAAGCATCATTTACATATACGTCTGCATGTTTGGAAAGTTTTTGTGAAAATAGTTCGTCGCCTTTTTCTTCTTCTTTATAGAAACGTAGGTTTTCTAAGAGGAGTACTTCTCCTGGTTTGATATTTTGTGAAATGTGGTATGCTTTTGTGCCTATACAGTCTTCAGCAAAGAATACTTCTTGGTTTAAGATTTTGGAAAGCGGTAGTAAAATATGTTTGAGAGAGTATTTTTCTTCGTAGCCGTCTTTTGGTCTTCCTAAGTGGCTCATAACGATAACACTTCCTCCGTCAGTAAGTATTTTTTTTATAGTTGGAATATGAGATTGGAGTCGCGTAGTGTCTGTGATGTGAAAATTTTTATCTAATGGGACATTAAAATCTACACGGACTAAAGTTTTTTTATTTTTAAAATTAAATGTGTTTACGGTTTTCATTTTTACTTTATAATTTTGAATAAATAATTTACATTATGGGTATCTATATTAGTTACAATGCGGCATATGTGACATTTATTTCATTTCTTCTGGGTTTCATTGTTGTGGGTATATATGTTGTTATAATAATATCGTTTTTTCGAGATTGGGTTCAGGTTAGTTAATTTTATTTTTTATAAAAAATTTCATTTTTTGGAGTTTGTATAAGGTCATTTTCTTTCATTGTTTCTGATTTGTTCATTTTTAATCATTATTAAAAATAATAATAAATAATTATTTTTTAAAATAAATCTAAAATTATACAATGGTCTCAATGTTTTATTGTTAATATTTTTTAAATCCAGTACTATATTATATAGAATGGGTATTATCAATGGGTTTAAAACTGAATATTTTTGTAAAAATAGTTTTTTGGGTACTCTCTTTGGTAAGGATTTATGCATTTCTCAATGATTCTAATGGGCTTTGGAGTAGAATTTTTCTATTATTATATACACCTAAAAAGACAGTGATGCCTACTATTCCTAAAAAAATATTTATGAGAGCGATATAATCCAATATAAATTCGGATTCAAAGATAAAATAAATGAGAGTGTAAGAAGATAGGATTGCTAATAGAATTCCTGAAAACGTAGATATGGTGCCTAATAAGAAGTATTCTATTGCGGTGATAGAAACAATTTGTTTTTTAGTGGCTCCGATAGTTCTTAATAAAACAGTTTCTTTGAGGCGTTGAAATTTGGTATTATTGATGGAAATGATGAGAACGATGATGCCCGTAATAATGCTTATGAGAGACATGCATTGGAGTACAAATTTTACTTTTGTGAGTATTCCTTCTATGGTGGTTATGAGGAGTTTTATATCTACTATGGATATATTTGGAAATGCTTGTATGATGGTTCGTTGGTATGTTGCAGATGCTTGTTCGTCATTTACTTGTGTGAGGAGGACATGAAATTGTGGTGCTGTTTCTAGAATACCTGTTGGAAACACAATGAGAAAATTTGTTTGCATTCTATTCCAATTTATTTTTCGGATATTTTTGACGTATGTTTTGAGGGGTATTCCTTGGAGGTCGAAGAGGATTTCGTCTCCCAGTTGGATATCCAAATCTTCAGCATAAAAATCGGCTACGGAAATAAAAATACTGTCGTTTTTCATGAAATGGGGTTTTCCTTTTATAATTTTTTCAGAATCTATCAATGTGTCTCTATAAGTGACCCGATATTCTCGGTTAAAAGCTGAAAGTGGGATTTGGATGGTAGAGTCTTGTTCTCTTTGTTTTTTGGATATATTTCGTACTTTGAGTAGGCGCATATTGACAATAGGAACTTGCTGTATCACGGGTAGTTTGTGGCTACGGGTAATACTTGCTATGGTATCTTTTTGGGAGGTTTGTATATCAAAAAGTATCATATTAGGTCTATCTTTTTGTGGTGTTATATGAAATTGGTGAGTGAGAGATGCTTGGGTAATAAAAATAGTAGCTATCAGTGCGGTTCCCAAACCTATGGAAAAAACAAGCACCATTGTTTGATTCTGTGGACGGAACATATTAGCAAGTCCTTGTCTCCAAATATAAGGGAATTGATGGGGAAAGTATTTTCGTATCAAAAACATAGATGCAGATGCTATGAGAAATAAAGCTGCGGTTATTACTAATAGTCCCAGGCAAAAAAATATGCTTTTAGTGAT
The Chitinophagaceae bacterium genome window above contains:
- a CDS encoding phosphoglycerate kinase gives rise to the protein MKTVNTFNFKNKKTLVRVDFNVPLDKNFHITDTTRLQSHIPTIKKILTDGGSVIVMSHLGRPKDGYEEKYSLKHILLPLSKILNQEVFFAEDCIGTKAYHISQNIKPGEVLLLENLRFYKEEEKGDELFSQKLSKHADVYVNDAFATAHRSHASTTIVAKFFTEKICGIVMEAELNALHTILEAPKRPFTAILGGAKVSDKILLIEQLLKKADHIIIGGGMAYTFLKAQGINIGNSLVETDKIEFAQNILKTTNKIILPKDSVIAHKFQNDTETQTVLNHNMKDGWMGLDIGNQTIEAFGNIIKQSKTILWNGPMGVFEMENFSHGTKKIAELIAQTTQKGAFSLVGGGDSVAAINTLGFADKISYVSTGGGALLEFIEGKTLPGIKILQ
- a CDS encoding FtsX-like permease family protein, translated to MKQKILWLFQLAIRDSRGSRVRLLLFSSATLLGIASLSAINSFRESVSISINRQAKSVLGADLVISSTKKPSAEIQSFLDSIGRKKSQECSFASMIYFVKNGDSRLVQVRALEGGFPYYGALETEPTSASLSFRNKKEALVDATVMLQFEMQIGDTIKIGKEFFTIAGRLKKTPGQTGITASVSPVVYIPYSYLETTGLVIRGSRVNYFTYYQFVDGDASLSIKKKWKQRFSQLDLRATTWADSQQDSNESLKELSKFLNMIAFIALLLGCLGVGSSVYVYMKEKINTLSILRCIGASSTDIMWVFLLQIVGIGLISSFLGALLGICLQMLIPLLISNFLPIDVPFFFSVKVFFQSLLLGVLISILFSILPILRAKNISPIESLKSVEYKNLPSLKGAYWVYIIIALSLFLLTLWQVESITKSIFFCLGLLVITAALFLIASASMFLIRKYFPHQFPYIWRQGLANMFRPQNQTMVLVFSIGLGTALIATIFITQASLTHQFHITPQKDRPNMILFDIQTSQKDTIASITRSHKLPVIQQVPIVNMRLLKVRNISKKQREQDSTIQIPLSAFNREYRVTYRDTLIDSEKIIKGKPHFMKNDSIFISVADFYAEDLDIQLGDEILFDLQGIPLKTYVKNIRKINWNRMQTNFLIVFPTGILETAPQFHVLLTQVNDEQASATYQRTIIQAFPNISIVDIKLLITTIEGILTKVKFVLQCMSLISIITGIIVLIISINNTKFQRLKETVLLRTIGATKKQIVSITAIEYFLLGTISTFSGILLAILSSYTLIYFIFESEFILDYIALINIFLGIVGITVFLGVYNNRKILLQSPLESLRNA